A stretch of the Thiocystis violascens DSM 198 genome encodes the following:
- the tpiA gene encoding triose-phosphate isomerase, with translation MRQPLIAGNWKMNGTRASAEALLSGVVAGASTISKTEIVVCPPFPFLSLGERLLSGASVKLGAQNVCTKDVGAYTGEVSAAMLAEFGCCYVICGHSERREYYGETDAIIAEKLTACASQGMIPILCVGETLQQREQGLTEDVIAGQLDGVISQIGIDAFHQAEIAYEPVWAIGTGMTATPEQAQDVHAFIRQRIAERSQTIAEKIRILYGGSMKAANARDLLSQADIDGGLIGGASLVAADFLAICQAGDLVAG, from the coding sequence ATGCGCCAGCCATTGATCGCGGGAAACTGGAAAATGAACGGCACCAGGGCGAGCGCCGAAGCGCTGTTGTCTGGTGTGGTTGCTGGCGCGTCGACGATCTCCAAAACGGAAATCGTGGTTTGCCCGCCGTTTCCGTTTCTGTCTCTCGGTGAACGATTGCTTTCCGGCGCGTCGGTGAAACTCGGCGCGCAGAATGTCTGCACCAAGGATGTCGGCGCCTACACGGGTGAAGTGTCCGCCGCTATGCTGGCCGAATTCGGTTGTTGCTATGTCATCTGCGGTCATTCCGAGCGCCGCGAATATTATGGCGAAACGGACGCGATCATCGCGGAAAAGCTGACCGCCTGCGCGAGTCAGGGTATGATCCCCATTCTCTGCGTCGGCGAAACCCTGCAACAGCGTGAGCAGGGACTGACAGAAGACGTGATTGCCGGTCAGCTCGACGGTGTTATCAGTCAAATTGGGATCGATGCGTTCCATCAGGCCGAGATTGCCTATGAACCGGTCTGGGCGATTGGCACGGGGATGACTGCGACTCCCGAGCAGGCTCAGGATGTGCATGCGTTCATCCGTCAGCGGATCGCGGAACGCAGTCAAACGATTGCCGAGAAGATCCGGATTCTCTATGGCGGCAGCATGAAAGCCGCGAATGCCCGCGATCTGCTGTCGCAAGCCGATATCGATGGAGGCCTGATCGGTGGAGCTTCTCTGGTTGCTGCTGATTTTCTAGCGATCTGTCAGGCTGGCGATCTGGTGGCGGGCTAA
- the secG gene encoding preprotein translocase subunit SecG, whose product MQTILTVAQVFLSLGLIGLVLIQHGKGADAGAAFGSGASQTVFGSQGSGSFLTRITAIVATLFFLTSMALAYYATQGNEPAGLMDDLGDTAIINESPKAIEPNPAPVSDIPAIPGEPGSIKADTATDVPALPGAVETVPEIQGGVPSERANNGADSAPAADVTPAPNEETTK is encoded by the coding sequence ATGCAAACCATTTTGACAGTTGCCCAAGTCTTTTTGTCGCTCGGACTGATCGGTCTGGTGCTGATTCAGCATGGCAAAGGGGCGGATGCTGGCGCTGCCTTCGGGAGTGGCGCCTCTCAGACGGTTTTCGGATCTCAGGGGTCGGGCTCGTTTTTGACGCGAATCACTGCTATCGTAGCAACCCTGTTTTTCCTGACAAGTATGGCGCTGGCGTATTATGCCACTCAGGGGAACGAACCCGCCGGCTTGATGGACGACCTTGGCGATACCGCGATCATCAATGAGTCTCCCAAGGCGATCGAGCCGAACCCGGCTCCGGTCTCTGACATCCCGGCGATTCCTGGTGAGCCGGGATCGATCAAGGCTGATACCGCGACCGATGTGCCCGCATTGCCTGGAGCGGTTGAGACAGTTCCCGAGATTCAGGGTGGGGTGCCATCAGAGAGAGCGAATAACGGGGCTGATTCAGCGCCAGCAGCGGACGTGACTCCAGCTCCGAATGAAGAGACGACTAAATGA
- the smpB gene encoding SsrA-binding protein SmpB, whose translation MTKDKKSKTPGNATIALNKKAGHDFFIEQRIETGMVLEGWEVKSLRAGRIQLKESYVKILHGEAFLIGTHISALAAASTHINPDPTRSRKLLLKRPELNRLIGLIERAGYTLVPTAMYWKRGRAKLEIGLAKGKKQHDKRSTEKDRDWQRDKERLFKTG comes from the coding sequence ATGACAAAAGATAAAAAGAGCAAGACCCCCGGCAACGCGACCATCGCCCTCAACAAGAAGGCGGGCCACGATTTTTTCATCGAGCAGCGCATCGAGACCGGCATGGTCCTTGAGGGTTGGGAGGTCAAGAGCCTGCGCGCGGGGCGGATCCAGCTCAAGGAAAGCTACGTCAAGATCCTGCACGGCGAAGCCTTCCTCATCGGCACCCACATCTCGGCGCTGGCCGCCGCCTCCACCCATATCAATCCGGACCCCACGCGCAGCCGCAAGCTGCTGCTCAAGCGCCCCGAACTGAACCGACTGATCGGACTGATCGAACGCGCCGGATACACCCTGGTGCCAACCGCGATGTACTGGAAACGGGGCCGGGCCAAGCTCGAAATCGGCCTCGCCAAGGGCAAAAAACAGCACGACAAGCGCTCGACCGAGAAGGATCGCGACTGGCAGCGCGACAAGGAACGCCTGTTCAAGACCGGCTGA
- a CDS encoding restriction endonuclease subunit S — protein MGELFGNEFIGSQEMERIELSAAELGRSGLQDGDLLFGRRSVVEAGAGKCALVVAPTEPLTFESSIIRVRLNQDKANPRFFHYFFASPEGRGLIRTIVSGATVKGIRGSELARLPVVAPPLPLQNTVAEILKAYDDLIENNRRRMALLEESARQIYREWFVRLRFPGHEHTRIIEGVPEGWERTTFGDLCCEIRETVNPEALDPDTAYIGLEHIPRRSIALTEWGTAEQVTSSKHRFAAGDVLFGKIRPYFHKVGIAFLDGVASSDAIVLRPYHPHHLGFVLMTASSDPFVATTAQTMREGSKMPRADWKQMRAYPAPLPPPGLLDSFQATIEPIVEQLRTLTFANQKLRTARDILLPRLMSGEIAV, from the coding sequence ATGGGCGAACTCTTTGGAAATGAGTTCATTGGATCCCAAGAAATGGAGCGCATCGAGTTATCCGCAGCTGAGCTGGGCAGGTCAGGACTTCAAGATGGTGACCTTTTATTTGGTAGGCGCTCTGTCGTCGAGGCTGGCGCCGGAAAATGTGCCTTAGTCGTTGCTCCAACAGAGCCGCTAACTTTCGAGTCATCAATCATCAGGGTGAGGCTGAATCAGGACAAAGCCAACCCGAGATTTTTCCATTATTTTTTTGCGTCCCCAGAAGGACGCGGATTAATCAGAACTATTGTCTCTGGCGCAACTGTAAAGGGGATACGTGGAAGTGAGCTTGCAAGGCTGCCGGTAGTTGCTCCACCCTTGCCTTTGCAGAATACAGTCGCCGAAATTCTGAAAGCCTACGACGACCTGATCGAAAACAACCGCCGGCGGATGGCGCTGCTGGAGGAGTCTGCGCGGCAGATCTACCGCGAATGGTTCGTCCGCCTGCGCTTCCCCGGCCATGAGCACACTCGCATCATCGAAGGTGTACCGGAAGGATGGGAGCGGACGACTTTTGGTGATCTGTGCTGCGAAATACGAGAGACCGTCAATCCCGAAGCGCTCGATCCGGACACTGCCTACATTGGCTTAGAACATATTCCCCGCCGATCAATCGCCCTGACTGAGTGGGGCACAGCGGAACAGGTGACGAGCAGCAAGCACCGATTCGCGGCGGGAGATGTCCTGTTCGGAAAGATCCGTCCGTACTTTCACAAGGTAGGGATCGCATTTCTGGACGGAGTAGCGTCCTCTGATGCGATCGTGCTTCGCCCTTACCACCCGCACCATCTTGGTTTCGTCTTGATGACCGCGTCGAGCGATCCGTTTGTGGCCACCACCGCTCAGACAATGCGAGAGGGCTCCAAGATGCCCCGCGCGGATTGGAAGCAGATGCGGGCATATCCTGCACCACTACCGCCGCCCGGACTGTTGGATAGCTTCCAGGCGACCATCGAGCCGATCGTGGAACAGTTAAGGACTCTCACGTTCGCCAACCAAAAACTCCGCACCGCCCGCGACATCCTCCTCCCCCGCCTGATGAGCGGCGAGATCGCGGTATGA
- a CDS encoding NADH-quinone oxidoreductase subunit A — translation MLENYLPILLFILVGILVGVGPLVLGYLLGPRRPDKDKDAPYECGFEAFETARLKFDVRFYLVAILFIVFDLEIAFLFPWAVVIGDLGILAFWVMAVFLGILVVGFLYEWKRGALEWE, via the coding sequence GTGCTTGAGAACTATCTTCCGATCCTGCTCTTCATCCTCGTCGGGATCTTGGTAGGCGTCGGTCCGCTCGTGCTCGGCTACCTGCTTGGGCCGCGTCGGCCGGACAAAGACAAAGACGCCCCTTACGAATGTGGCTTTGAAGCATTCGAGACCGCCCGTCTCAAGTTCGACGTGCGTTTCTATCTGGTGGCGATCCTGTTTATCGTGTTCGATCTGGAAATCGCCTTTCTCTTTCCCTGGGCTGTCGTGATCGGCGATCTCGGAATTCTTGCCTTCTGGGTGATGGCGGTCTTCCTCGGCATCCTGGTCGTTGGCTTTCTCTACGAGTGGAAAAGGGGGGCGCTGGAATGGGAATAG
- a CDS encoding ATP-binding protein, with product MTLEDQHTDRKSLRTVTGKNPHWDEIAKDCVCFANSQGGRLLIGIEDNETEPPAGQGIPPELIDRLRKRIGELTVNVQALPGVQRAANGGEFIELLIDRSPSVASTTDGRYFLRVGDSCRPILGDDVLRLANERPGRSWESMEAGVVCAATDPAKLAGFVQAIRDSDRVKDSVKEKGPDELLTHYGLAQGATLTRLGVLLLGTMTDRRALGTAPLVQAIKYDMLGQKINKWVWDDCAFSPVELLDAVWQEIPDFRESYEVPEGMFRSSVPAYDEKVVRELLVNALVHRPYTQQGDIYLNLHPDRLEVVNPGRLPLGVTPRNILHASRRRNDALARVFHDLKLMEREGSGFDLMYDRLLSQGRPAPLIEEGADWVKVTIQRRILKPEVIRLMAAADARFQLTQRERITLGALAQTEGMPARALANMLETETLEPLALWLGRLLEWGLVHTTGKTSGTRYFVAPEWLRQANLDDRTTLTRITPHRLTALILEDLGRYPDSSTPEINRRIGTEISAKTVKRALDGLAATGQVTYRGEKRWRRYRLADSSPAA from the coding sequence ATGACGCTGGAAGACCAGCACACCGACCGCAAGTCGCTGCGCACCGTCACCGGCAAGAACCCGCATTGGGACGAGATAGCCAAGGACTGCGTCTGCTTCGCCAATAGCCAAGGCGGTCGACTCTTGATCGGGATCGAGGATAACGAGACAGAGCCGCCTGCCGGACAAGGGATTCCACCGGAACTGATCGATCGGCTGCGCAAACGGATCGGCGAGCTGACGGTGAACGTCCAGGCGTTGCCCGGCGTGCAGCGGGCCGCGAACGGTGGCGAATTCATCGAGTTGCTGATCGACCGCTCGCCGAGCGTCGCCTCGACCACGGATGGGCGCTACTTCCTGCGGGTGGGCGATAGCTGCCGACCGATCCTGGGGGATGACGTGCTGCGCTTGGCCAACGAGCGGCCAGGCCGCTCCTGGGAGTCGATGGAGGCCGGTGTCGTGTGTGCCGCGACGGATCCTGCCAAGCTCGCCGGTTTCGTGCAGGCGATCCGCGACTCCGACCGGGTCAAGGACTCGGTGAAGGAAAAAGGACCGGATGAGCTGCTGACCCATTACGGGCTTGCCCAAGGGGCAACGCTGACGCGGCTTGGTGTTCTGTTGCTCGGCACCATGACCGATCGGCGGGCCCTGGGCACCGCGCCCTTGGTGCAGGCGATCAAGTACGACATGCTGGGGCAGAAGATCAACAAGTGGGTGTGGGACGATTGTGCCTTTTCGCCGGTAGAACTGCTGGATGCCGTCTGGCAAGAGATCCCCGACTTTCGCGAAAGCTATGAAGTCCCGGAGGGGATGTTTCGATCCAGCGTGCCGGCCTACGACGAAAAGGTGGTGCGCGAGCTATTGGTCAACGCACTGGTGCACCGGCCCTACACGCAGCAGGGCGACATCTATTTGAATCTGCATCCGGATCGCCTGGAGGTGGTCAACCCCGGCCGGCTGCCCCTGGGGGTCACCCCACGCAACATCCTGCACGCCAGCCGCCGCCGCAACGACGCGCTGGCGCGGGTCTTTCACGACTTGAAGCTGATGGAGCGCGAGGGCAGCGGTTTCGATCTCATGTACGACCGGCTGTTGTCTCAGGGCCGACCGGCGCCGCTGATCGAGGAAGGCGCGGATTGGGTCAAGGTGACCATCCAGCGGCGTATCCTCAAGCCGGAGGTCATCCGGTTAATGGCCGCAGCCGATGCGCGTTTTCAGTTGACTCAGCGTGAGCGCATCACCCTCGGCGCCCTGGCGCAAACCGAAGGCATGCCGGCGCGCGCGCTGGCCAACATGCTGGAGACGGAGACCCTTGAACCCCTGGCGCTCTGGCTGGGGCGACTCCTCGAATGGGGCCTGGTGCACACGACCGGAAAGACCTCTGGGACGCGCTACTTCGTTGCGCCGGAGTGGTTACGCCAGGCAAATCTCGACGATAGAACCACCTTGACGCGGATTACACCGCATCGGTTGACGGCGCTGATCCTGGAGGACTTGGGGCGCTACCCCGACTCGTCCACCCCGGAGATCAACCGTCGGATCGGTACGGAGATTTCCGCCAAGACCGTCAAGCGCGCGCTGGATGGATTGGCGGCAACGGGCCAGGTGACCTATCGGGGAGAAAAGCGCTGGCGCCGGTATCGACTGGCTGACTCGTCGCCGGCAGCCTAA
- a CDS encoding type I restriction-modification system subunit M, whose product MTGNALKDIEQVESSLWEAADQLRANSKLTSSEYVMPVLGIIFLRHAFNRYKAARAAIEADQTAGRMPKRPLVKADFLKRRAMLLPLEARFDTLLERPKDANLGAALVGAMNAIEADFAPLAGQLPKDYEGFDPDLLENLLRIFDSEALRTASGDVFGRIYEYFLMKFAIQGAQDSGEFFTPPALVQTLVNVIEPDHGIVFDPACGSGGMFVQSSHFIEDRGGDTSHRVTFYGQEKTGTTIRLAKMNLAVHGLEGDIREANTFYEDVHSLYGRCDFAMANPPFNVDMVDASRVAGDCRLPFGLPGTTKNKQTKKETVSNGNYLWISYFWSYLSETGRAGFVMSSQASSGGHGEALVRRKLVETGDVDVMIAIRSNFFYTRTVPCELWHLDRSKPEERRDRVLMIDARNVYRKVTRKIYDFSPEQLANLTAIVWLYRGQRQRFLDLVAGYVDRIRDEIALIEEAVLAFEERLVEIEDGLKAFADGIGAIADIEEAQRQPLSDALAELTEAESAYETDRTSLMDALATFAAMTAKTPPAGNTDQHAARHAFAPLAERIKGLVKQIDLLYKLAARAAQLAQDLARDEPVGANSLELVGANSFARDAKALSRRLKPLDAERKTAVEQIKLAVYFHRQIVWLQERFPKAEFVAVPGLCKSVTRAEIETADWSLTPGRYVGVAPPEEDEDFNFEQTLLDIHVELADLNREAVELATRIQANFEELGV is encoded by the coding sequence ATGACAGGGAATGCCCTTAAAGACATCGAGCAGGTCGAATCCAGCCTCTGGGAGGCCGCCGATCAGCTCCGCGCCAACTCCAAACTGACCTCCAGCGAATACGTGATGCCGGTACTCGGCATCATCTTTCTGCGACACGCCTTCAACCGCTACAAGGCGGCCCGAGCCGCGATCGAGGCCGACCAGACGGCGGGCAGGATGCCCAAGCGCCCACTGGTCAAGGCCGACTTCCTCAAGCGGCGGGCGATGCTGCTGCCGCTGGAGGCGCGCTTCGACACCTTGCTCGAACGGCCAAAAGACGCCAACCTCGGCGCGGCACTGGTTGGGGCCATGAACGCCATCGAGGCCGACTTCGCGCCGCTCGCCGGTCAGCTCCCCAAGGACTACGAAGGCTTCGACCCCGATTTGCTCGAAAACCTGCTGCGCATCTTCGACAGCGAGGCGCTGCGCACCGCCTCGGGCGACGTGTTTGGGCGCATCTACGAATACTTCCTGATGAAGTTCGCCATCCAGGGCGCGCAGGACAGCGGCGAGTTCTTCACGCCGCCCGCGCTGGTGCAGACCCTCGTCAACGTCATCGAGCCCGATCATGGCATCGTCTTCGATCCCGCCTGCGGCTCGGGCGGCATGTTCGTGCAGTCCAGCCACTTCATCGAGGATCGCGGCGGGGACACCAGCCATCGGGTGACCTTCTACGGTCAGGAGAAGACCGGCACCACCATCCGGCTGGCCAAGATGAATCTCGCCGTGCATGGCCTGGAGGGCGACATCCGCGAGGCCAACACCTTCTACGAGGACGTACATAGCCTCTACGGTCGGTGCGACTTCGCCATGGCCAATCCGCCCTTCAACGTGGACATGGTCGATGCATCCCGCGTTGCGGGCGATTGCCGCCTGCCGTTTGGACTGCCAGGCACCACGAAGAACAAGCAGACGAAGAAGGAGACCGTCTCCAACGGCAATTATCTCTGGATCTCCTACTTCTGGAGCTACCTGAGCGAGACGGGGCGGGCCGGTTTCGTCATGTCCTCCCAGGCGTCTAGTGGTGGCCATGGGGAGGCGTTGGTGCGCCGCAAGCTGGTCGAGACCGGCGACGTGGACGTGATGATCGCCATCCGCTCCAACTTCTTCTACACCCGCACCGTTCCCTGCGAGCTGTGGCACCTGGACCGCAGCAAGCCCGAGGAACGGCGCGACCGGGTGCTGATGATCGACGCCCGTAACGTCTACCGGAAGGTGACGCGCAAGATCTACGACTTCAGCCCCGAGCAACTCGCCAATCTCACCGCCATCGTTTGGCTGTACCGAGGTCAGCGGCAACGCTTCCTGGATCTGGTCGCGGGCTATGTCGACCGCATCCGCGACGAGATCGCCCTGATCGAGGAGGCCGTGCTCGCCTTCGAGGAACGGCTCGTCGAGATCGAGGACGGGCTCAAGGCATTCGCCGATGGCATCGGCGCCATCGCGGACATCGAGGAGGCGCAACGGCAACCGCTGTCCGATGCACTGGCCGAGTTGACCGAGGCCGAGAGCGCCTACGAGACCGACCGCACGTCCCTGATGGATGCCCTGGCGACCTTCGCCGCGATGACAGCCAAGACACCGCCCGCTGGCAACACGGATCAGCACGCCGCCCGGCACGCCTTCGCCCCATTGGCCGAACGCATCAAGGGCCTGGTCAAACAGATCGATCTGCTCTACAAGCTCGCCGCCCGCGCCGCGCAATTGGCTCAGGATCTCGCTCGCGACGAGCCTGTAGGGGCGAATTCATTGGAGCTTGTAGGGGCGAATTCATTCGCCCGCGACGCCAAGGCCCTGTCACGCCGCCTCAAGCCGCTCGATGCCGAGCGCAAGACCGCCGTCGAGCAGATCAAGCTCGCCGTCTATTTCCACCGTCAGATCGTCTGGCTCCAGGAACGCTTTCCCAAGGCCGAATTCGTCGCCGTGCCGGGTCTGTGCAAGTCCGTCACTCGTGCAGAAATCGAGACCGCCGACTGGAGCCTGACCCCCGGTCGCTATGTCGGCGTCGCCCCACCCGAGGAGGACGAGGATTTCAATTTCGAGCAGACCCTGCTTGACATCCATGTTGAGTTGGCGGACTTGAATCGTGAGGCGGTCGAGTTGGCGACACGGATTCAGGCGAATTTTGAGGAGTTAGGCGTGTGA
- a CDS encoding NuoB/complex I 20 kDa subunit family protein: MGIEGILEEGVVTTTADKLINWARTGSLWPMTFGLACCAIEMMHAGAARYDLDRFGIVFRPSPRQSDVMIVAGTLVNKMAPALRKVYDQMAEPRWVISMGSCANGGGYYHYSYAVVRGCDRIVPVDVYVPGCPPTAEALLYGILQLQNKIRRTNTIAR, translated from the coding sequence ATGGGAATAGAAGGCATCCTTGAAGAAGGCGTCGTCACTACGACCGCCGATAAGCTGATCAACTGGGCGCGCACCGGTTCGCTCTGGCCCATGACCTTTGGTCTGGCTTGCTGCGCCATCGAGATGATGCACGCCGGCGCCGCGCGTTATGACCTGGACCGCTTCGGCATCGTTTTTCGCCCGAGTCCGCGTCAGTCGGACGTGATGATCGTCGCCGGGACGCTGGTCAATAAAATGGCCCCGGCGCTCCGCAAAGTCTACGACCAGATGGCCGAGCCGCGTTGGGTGATCTCGATGGGTTCCTGCGCCAATGGCGGCGGTTATTACCACTATTCCTATGCGGTCGTGCGCGGTTGTGATCGGATCGTACCGGTCGATGTCTATGTGCCGGGCTGTCCGCCGACGGCGGAGGCGCTGCTCTACGGCATTCTGCAGCTACAGAATAAAATCCGCCGCACGAATACCATCGCCCGCTGA
- a CDS encoding type I restriction endonuclease subunit R encodes MAVTDINSEDRLVQQTFANHLHEVLGWDRLYAWNQETFGPNSTLGRNDTTEVVLIRDLRAALVRLNPELPEQAIEEAITKLTRQDFSRSLLQHNQAFYRFIRDGVPVSYRDAKGQMRQGYAKVIDFRQPENNRFLCVRELKLTGRRTPNYNRRADLVCFVNGLPLVFIELKAVYKNIRAGFDGNLRDYLDEHVIAHAFHHNAFLIVSNGHRARYGSITSGWEHFAEWKRQDERDQGSVEAEVLLNGMLAKDRLLDLVENFILFDASKAGAVRKIVASNHQVLGVNRAVDSVVRQEALKRAFPPGQRLRSRVIELPLESRQFLKAAEEPSPYIPKGPLELIERAHPDLGRLGVFWHTQGSGKSYSMAFFTEKVRRSVPGNFTFVLMTDRNDLDSQIYKTFAGCGVADERTPRAGSGKELEQLLKENHRYVFSLIHKFNQDVKPNEPYSERDDIIVISDEAHRTQAGKLARNMRLALPNAAFIGFTGTPLFKHDELTKRIFGGYVSRYDFKRSEEDGATVKLVYENRGEKLGIARLDLNDRIAEKIEEAELDPDQEALLEKLLGKDYEIITADERLDRIADDFVEHCATRWASGKALLVCIDKITCARVQQRILPRWQAKAAAVRRDADARETDLKAATDPDLRQRLYAQRDRLMEQARWLDETIIEIIISEGQNEVADFRKWGFDIIPHRALMKQGFETVDGKRVDVETAFKNPEHPFRVAIVCAMWLTGFDVECLSTLYLDKPMKAHTLMQGANRRYPGKDFGLIVDYNGMLKSLRSALAQYALGDEGEGEEEIVAPIEERVQALLEAIEATEAHVRGLGFEMQSLIGTQGFARIKGIADAVDAVYTNDESKRRFEILARQVFVRFRALLMEPSAFAYAERHDNIEAIDKKLTERRDTADVTELLKELHRIVNQAIRAEKPGNDQAEGLTFDLSQIDLEQLRDEFATKVRRKATALQDIREIVEQKLAEMLRHNPQRMDYDKRYQEIIADYNREKDRVTIEETFSRLTDFLAGLDEEQRRAAEEGLDEDELALFDLLKKDHLRSGGARTGQTGKPEAVDRAARTAGAAGALDR; translated from the coding sequence ATGGCCGTGACCGACATCAACAGCGAAGACCGCCTGGTCCAACAGACCTTCGCCAACCATCTGCATGAGGTGCTGGGTTGGGACCGTCTCTACGCCTGGAATCAGGAGACCTTCGGGCCGAATAGTACGCTTGGGCGCAACGACACGACCGAGGTCGTCCTGATCCGCGATCTGCGCGCGGCGCTCGTCCGGCTCAACCCGGAACTGCCGGAGCAGGCAATCGAGGAGGCCATCACCAAGCTGACCCGACAGGATTTCAGCCGCTCGCTGTTGCAGCACAACCAAGCGTTTTACCGCTTCATCCGCGACGGGGTGCCGGTCAGCTATCGGGATGCGAAAGGGCAGATGCGCCAGGGCTATGCCAAGGTCATCGACTTCCGTCAGCCGGAGAATAACCGCTTCCTGTGCGTGCGCGAACTGAAGCTCACCGGGCGACGCACCCCCAACTACAATCGTCGCGCCGATCTGGTCTGCTTCGTCAATGGCCTGCCGTTGGTTTTCATCGAACTGAAGGCGGTCTACAAGAACATCCGCGCCGGCTTCGACGGGAATCTGCGCGATTATCTGGATGAGCATGTCATCGCCCATGCCTTCCACCACAACGCCTTTCTGATCGTCAGCAACGGACATCGGGCGCGCTACGGCTCCATCACCAGCGGCTGGGAGCACTTCGCGGAATGGAAGCGCCAAGACGAGCGCGACCAGGGCAGCGTGGAGGCCGAGGTGCTGCTGAACGGTATGCTCGCCAAAGACCGCTTGCTCGATCTGGTGGAGAACTTCATCCTGTTCGACGCCAGCAAGGCAGGTGCCGTCAGGAAGATCGTCGCCAGCAATCATCAGGTTCTTGGCGTGAATCGAGCCGTTGATTCGGTCGTTCGACAAGAGGCGCTGAAACGCGCGTTTCCGCCGGGTCAACGCCTGCGCAGCCGGGTCATCGAGCTGCCGCTCGAATCCCGACAATTTCTCAAGGCGGCCGAAGAACCCAGCCCCTACATCCCCAAAGGACCGCTGGAGCTGATCGAGCGCGCGCATCCGGACCTTGGCCGGCTTGGCGTGTTCTGGCACACCCAGGGCAGCGGCAAGTCGTATTCGATGGCCTTCTTCACCGAGAAGGTCCGCCGGAGCGTACCGGGCAATTTCACCTTCGTCCTCATGACGGACCGCAACGACCTGGACAGCCAGATCTACAAGACCTTCGCTGGTTGTGGGGTGGCGGACGAACGGACGCCGCGGGCGGGCTCGGGGAAGGAACTGGAACAGTTGCTCAAGGAGAACCATCGTTACGTCTTCAGTCTGATCCACAAATTCAACCAGGACGTGAAGCCGAACGAGCCCTACAGCGAACGCGACGACATCATCGTGATCTCGGACGAGGCGCACCGGACCCAGGCCGGCAAGCTGGCGCGCAACATGCGACTGGCCCTGCCGAATGCCGCCTTCATCGGCTTCACCGGTACGCCGCTGTTCAAGCACGACGAACTGACCAAGCGCATCTTTGGCGGCTACGTCTCACGCTACGACTTCAAACGCTCCGAGGAAGACGGCGCCACGGTCAAGCTGGTCTATGAGAATCGCGGAGAGAAGCTCGGCATCGCTAGGCTCGATCTGAACGACCGCATCGCCGAGAAGATCGAGGAGGCCGAGTTGGACCCCGATCAGGAGGCGCTGCTGGAGAAACTGCTCGGCAAGGACTACGAGATCATCACGGCCGACGAGCGCCTGGACAGGATCGCCGACGACTTCGTCGAGCATTGCGCGACCCGTTGGGCGTCCGGCAAGGCGCTGTTGGTGTGCATCGACAAGATCACCTGCGCCCGCGTCCAGCAGCGGATCCTGCCGCGCTGGCAGGCCAAGGCGGCCGCCGTGCGCCGCGACGCGGATGCCAGGGAAACGGATCTCAAGGCCGCGACCGATCCGGACCTCCGGCAACGGCTGTACGCGCAACGCGATCGGCTGATGGAACAGGCCCGATGGCTCGACGAGACGATCATCGAGATCATCATCAGCGAGGGGCAGAACGAGGTCGCCGACTTCAGGAAATGGGGCTTCGACATCATCCCGCACCGAGCATTGATGAAGCAGGGTTTCGAGACGGTGGACGGCAAGCGGGTGGATGTCGAGACGGCCTTCAAGAACCCTGAACATCCCTTCCGTGTCGCCATCGTCTGCGCCATGTGGCTGACCGGGTTCGATGTGGAGTGCCTGTCCACCCTCTACCTCGACAAGCCGATGAAGGCCCACACCCTGATGCAGGGCGCCAACCGGCGCTACCCTGGTAAGGACTTCGGCCTGATCGTCGACTACAACGGCATGCTCAAGAGTCTGCGCTCGGCGCTCGCCCAGTATGCGCTTGGCGATGAAGGCGAGGGTGAGGAGGAGATCGTCGCGCCCATCGAGGAGCGGGTGCAGGCATTGTTGGAAGCCATCGAGGCGACCGAGGCCCATGTCCGTGGGCTCGGCTTCGAGATGCAATCCCTCATCGGCACTCAAGGATTTGCCCGCATCAAAGGCATCGCGGATGCCGTGGATGCCGTCTACACCAACGATGAGTCCAAGCGGCGTTTCGAGATCCTGGCCCGTCAGGTCTTCGTCCGTTTCCGGGCGCTGCTGATGGAACCGTCGGCGTTTGCCTACGCCGAACGGCACGACAACATCGAGGCCATCGACAAGAAGCTCACGGAGCGGCGCGACACGGCGGATGTCACCGAACTCTTGAAGGAACTGCATCGCATCGTGAATCAGGCGATCCGCGCCGAAAAGCCGGGCAATGACCAGGCCGAAGGGCTGACCTTCGACCTCAGCCAGATCGATTTGGAACAACTCCGCGACGAGTTCGCGACAAAGGTCAGGCGCAAGGCGACGGCGCTTCAGGACATCCGCGAGATCGTCGAGCAGAAGCTCGCCGAGATGCTCAGGCACAATCCGCAGCGGATGGATTACGACAAGCGCTACCAGGAGATCATCGCCGACTACAACCGCGAGAAGGACCGAGTCACCATCGAGGAGACCTTCAGCCGTCTGACGGACTTTCTGGCCGGTCTCGACGAGGAGCAACGGCGCGCCGCCGAGGAAGGCTTGGACGAGGATGAATTGGCGCTGTTCGATCTGCTGAAGAAAGACCATCTTCGGTCAGGCGGAGCGCGAACAGGTCAAACAGGCAAGCCAGAGGCTGTTGACCGCGCTGCGCGGACTGCTGGCGCCGCTGGAGCGCTGGACCGATAA